Sequence from the Saccharopolyspora pogona genome:
GCCTGCTCGGTTCGGTCAGCCACGCCGTGGTGAACCGGGCGCCTTGCCCGGTCGCGGTCCTGCGCGCCAGGTGAGCAGATCGGTCACCCCTGCCGTCCCGCTGCGCTGGGATCCGAGAACACGATCAGCACGGCCGCGACGACGTTGACGATGGGGGCCTGGTTGGGGCGGAACAGGTTGTTGAGGATCCAGATCGGCAGCGTTTCCATCCCGGTGCCGAGGGTGAAGGTGGTGACGATGATCTCGTCGAAGGACAGCGCGAACGCCAGCAGCCTGCCGGCCAGCAGCGCCGAGCGCAGCATCGGGAACGTCACCAGGCCGAACGTGGTGATTCCGTTGGCGCCGAGGTCCATCGACGCTTCCTCCAGGTTGCCGCCCATCCGCCGCAGCCGGGCCACGACGTTGTTGAACACCACCACGATGCTGAACGTCGCGTGCGCGACGATGACCGTGAATAGGCCGAGGTCGATGCCGAGGATGGTGCGGAATGCGTTGTTGAGCGCGATGCCGGTGACGATTCCCGGCAACGCGATGGGCAGGATGATCAGCAGCGACACCTGGTCGCGGCGGAAGAACCGGAATCGCTGCAGCGCGAATGCGGCCATCGTGCCGAGCACCAGCGCGATCGCGGTCGAGACCACGCCGACCAGCGCGCTCGTCGCCAGCGCGTCGAGGGCGCCCTGGTTGCCGAGCGCCCGGTGCCACCACTCCAGGGTGAACGCCGAGGGCGGCCAGGCGAACGTGGTGTCGGCGTTGACCGAGTTGAGCAGCACGACCAGCAGCGGGAAGTAGATCACCGCCAGGCCGAGAACGAGCGCACCCAGCAGGGCCGAGTTGTTTACAGGTTGTCGAGGGCACCCGTGCGGCGGACGGCCGCCAGGTAGCAGAGCATGATCACGACCGGGACGGTGGCGACTGTTGCGGCGAACGGCAGCCTGTTGGCCGCGCCGATGTTGTCGTAGACGACGTTGCCCAGCATCTGGTTGGTGCCACCGACGATCTTGACCGCGATGTAGTCGCCCAGCGACAACGAGAACGTGAAGATTGAACCCGCCACTACGGCCGGGAAGACCATCGGATAGCGGATGCACCGGCAGCCGACTCGCCTGAGACTGGGTCGGTGGGTGAGTTGGTCCGGAAGCGGATTCGGGTCGAGGGAATCGTGCAGGGCGTCGGTTTCCGCCCCTTCGTCTATTCGTTGGCGACCCGCCTGGGGTTGGCCGGGCATGTCGGCAACGACGTGCACGGCGTGTTCATCGAGGTCGAGGGCGCTGATTCGGTCGTCCAGCGGTTCCTGGCCCTGCTCCAGGAACAGGCTCCGCCGCTGGCGGCGGTCGCCCGGATCTCCGCCACCGACGCCGAGACGGTGGCTGAAGAGGGATTCCGCGTCGTCGACAGCGATGCTGCCGGGCCGCGGGCGACCCTCGTCTCCAGCGACACCGCTACCTGCGCCGACTGCTCGGATGAGATCGCCGATCCCGGTGACCGGCGGTTCGGCTATCCGTTCACCAACTGCACCAACTGCGGGCCGCGCTTCACCATCGTCCGGGATGTGCCGTACGACCGGCCGAACACGACGATGTCGGGATTCGCCTTGTGCGCCAAGTGCGAAGCCGAGTACCGCGATCCGGCGAACCGCCGCTTCCACGCCCAGCCGGTGTGCTGCCCCGACTGCGGGCCGCGGCTGCGGCTGACCGATCGCGGTGGCGTGGCCCGCCGAGGCGATCCCCTGGCGGAAGCGGTGGCGGCCCTGGCGCGCGGCGAGGTGCTGGCCGTGAAGGGACTGGGCGGTTACCACGTGGCCGTGGACGCCACCGATGACGATGCGGCGGCCACGTTGCGCAAGCGGAAGCACCGCGAGGACAAGCCATTCGCGATCATGGTGGCGTCGGTGGAGCAGGCGCGGTCGCTGTGCGCGATCGATGACCTCGAAGAAGCGCTGCTCACTTCGCGTCGCCGGCCGATCGTGCTGCTCGACCGGCTGCCCGGCGCCGCGGTCGCACCGAGCATCGCGCCCGGTACCCGTCAACTGGGCCTCATGCTGCCGTACACCCCGCTGCACCACCTGCTGCTCCGCGGGTTTCCCCGGCCGATCGTGCTCACTAGCGGGAACGTCTCCGACGAGCCGATCGTCTACCGCGACGACGACGCGATGGAGCGGCTGGGCGAAATCGCCGATGCGTTCCTGATGCACGACCGGCCCATCCACATGCGCACCGATGATTCCGTGGTCCGCGTTGTCAGCGGACGGGAGATGCCGATCCGGCGTTCTCGCGGCTACGCACCGGAACCGGTGACCTTGCCGTGGCCGTTCCCGCAGCCGGTGCTGGCTTGCGGGGCCGAGCTGAAGAACACCTTCGCAGTTGCCAAGGACGAGCACGTGTTCGTCTCCCACCACATCGGCGATCTGGAGAACTACGAGACGCTGCGGTCCTTCACCGGCGGGATAGCGCATTTCCGACGGCTCTTCGACGTCGAACCGCAGGTCGTGGCCCACGACCTGCACCCCGAGTACCTGTCGACGAAGTTCGCCGCGGAGCTCGACGGCGTCGAACTGGTGGGCGTGCAGCACCACCACGCGCACATCGCGTCATGCCTGGCGGACAACGGCGAAACCGGCCCGGTGATCGGGGTGGCGTTCGACGGGACCGGGTACGGCACCGACGGCTCGATCTGGGGAGGGGAGTTCCTGGTCGCCGACCTGGCCCGCTTCCGGCGGCTGGGACACCTGGACCCGGTGCCGCTGCCGGGCGGGACAACCGCGATCAAGCAGCCGTGGCGGACCGCCGTCTCCTACCTGGCGGAGGTCGATCACCAGTCCGCGGACCTCGACGTGTTGCGGCGCAACCCGAATTGGACCGAAGTCGCCGCATTGCTGCGGCAGCGCCGGCACGCGCCGCCGACCTCCAGCGCCGGGCGGCTGTTCGACGCCGTGGCGGCGATCCTCGGGGTGCGGGACGCGATCAACTACGAAGGACAAGCCGCCATCGAGCTCGAACAGCTGGCCGACACCGCCGAAACCGGCGGTTACCCGGTGTCGATCAGCGGCGGGCCCGTGCTGCGGGTGCGCGGCGCGGACCTGGTGCGTTCGGTCGTGACCGACCTTCGGGCCGCGACCCCGGTACCGGTGATCGCCGCACGATTCCACAACGGACTCGCGGCGGCGGTGGTGGATGTCTGCGATCGGCTGCGGGAATCCACCGGGATCGCTGCGGTGGCGCTCTCGGGCGGCGTCTTCCAGAACGCACTGCTGTTGCTGCGCGTCACGACCATGCTGCACCGACGCGGGTTCCGCGCCCTGCTGCATTCACAGGTCCCGGCCAACGATGGAGGGATCAGCCTGGGGCAGGCCGCCGTCGCCGGAGCGCTGTGCCGGCAGCGGCGTTAGCGGTCCTTGCAGAATGCGGCCCTTGAGGTTCCGCTACCCGCACCGCTAAGCAAGCCGTTCTAAAACCACTCCTAAGCCCCAATCCACCGATGATCTTGGGTAACGGTTCGGTGGCGAGAGCACGAGATGCCCTTCTGACCTGGGATGATTGATCTTGCGTAGGGATCGATCAACATGGATTGGAAGGGCATCTCGCAGGTGCGATCTTCTCATAGTGCTGCGCGGGTGAGCGCGGTGTTCGACGATGCGAATCTGGTGGCTTCGGCGGGGCTGGTTCCGGTGATGCGGTTGGCCGAACGCGTCGGGTTGTCCGAGCTTGTCGCCGAGGGTGTCCGGGTTCCCGGTTCGGAGGGTGCGAATGCGGATGCGAAGGTGGGCTCGATCGTGGCCGGGATGCTCACCGGCGCCGACAGCATTGATGATCTCGATGTGATCCGGCATGGGGCGATGCCGAAGTTGTTCGGCGGGATCCGGGCACCGTCCACTGTGGGCACGTTTCTGCGTGCTTTGACGTGGGGGCATGCCCGGCAGGTGGAGTCGGCCGCGCGGGAGTGCCTGGTGGGCATGGCCCGGCAGACTCCGGTGCTGGCCGGCGCCGCTGAGAGGACGTTCATCGATGCTGATTCCACCCTGGGCAGGGTGTTCGGCCACGCGAAGCAGGGTGCGGCGTTCGGGCACACCAAGATCGGCGGCCACAATGTGCGGCTGCGGGGTTACCACCCGCTGCTGACCACGCTGTCCACGCCCCGATCGGCGCCGGTGGTTGCCGCCACGAGGATGCGTGGCGGCAACGCCGGCTCGGCGCGGGGTGCGGCGTCGTTGGTCACCGAGACGATCAACCTTGCACGGCGGTGCGGCGCCGGGCCGGGCCGGATGCTGTTTCGCGGTGATTCCGCCTTCTACGTAGGCGAAGTCGTCTCCGCCTGCCGGGCGCAAGGTGTGGAGGTGTCGATCACGGTGGCGCAGTATCCGAACGTGCAGCGCGCGATCGCCGGCATCGCCGAGGACGCGTGGACGGCGATCAAGTATCCCCAGGCCGTCTGGGACGAGGCCAGCCAGTCCTGGGTCAGTGACGCCGAGATCGCGGAAACCGAATTCACCGCCTTCGCCAGCGATAAAGCCCATCGGGTGGCTGGTCGGTTGATCGTGCGCAGGGTCAAAGACAAAAACCACGCTGATGCCCTGTTTCCCGTCTGGCGGTATCACGCCTGCTTCACCACCAGCAGCCAGCCGCTGGTCGAGGCGGAGAAAACCCACCGTGCGCACGCGATCATCGAACATGTCAACGACGACCTCAAACACGGCCCGCTGGCCCACATCCCATCCGGGGTCTTCAGCGCCAACGCCGCCTGGCTGACGCTGGCCGCCCTGACCCACAACCTGCTGCGCGCCGCAGGCAGTCTGACCAGTGCTTTCCACGCCAAAGCCCGCGCCGCGACCCTGCGCCGCACACTGATCAACATCCCGGCACGGGTGGCCCGACGAGCCCGCTCGATCACACTGCACCTCCCGGAAAACTGGCCCCGCCAACACGACTGGCACCACCTGTTCCACACCACCCACGCCCCACCCGAAACAGCCTGATCACCCTCCCCCAACCCGCCCGCAAGGGCCCAACCCAGGAACCATGGAAAAGCTGGGCAGACCAGCGGATTCCGCACGTCCACACCCCACCACAATGATCAACAAAGGAAACC
This genomic interval carries:
- a CDS encoding ABC transporter permease, whose protein sequence is MLGALVLGLAVIYFPLLVVLLNSVNADTTFAWPPSAFTLEWWHRALGNQGALDALATSALVGVVSTAIALVLGTMAAFALQRFRFFRRDQVSLLIILPIALPGIVTGIALNNAFRTILGIDLGLFTVIVAHATFSIVVVFNNVVARLRRMGGNLEEASMDLGANGITTFGLVTFPMLRSALLAGRLLAFALSFDEIIVTTFTLGTGMETLPIWILNNLFRPNQAPIVNVVAAVLIVFSDPSAAGRQG
- the hypF gene encoding carbamoyltransferase HypF, translating into MGELVRKRIRVEGIVQGVGFRPFVYSLATRLGLAGHVGNDVHGVFIEVEGADSVVQRFLALLQEQAPPLAAVARISATDAETVAEEGFRVVDSDAAGPRATLVSSDTATCADCSDEIADPGDRRFGYPFTNCTNCGPRFTIVRDVPYDRPNTTMSGFALCAKCEAEYRDPANRRFHAQPVCCPDCGPRLRLTDRGGVARRGDPLAEAVAALARGEVLAVKGLGGYHVAVDATDDDAAATLRKRKHREDKPFAIMVASVEQARSLCAIDDLEEALLTSRRRPIVLLDRLPGAAVAPSIAPGTRQLGLMLPYTPLHHLLLRGFPRPIVLTSGNVSDEPIVYRDDDAMERLGEIADAFLMHDRPIHMRTDDSVVRVVSGREMPIRRSRGYAPEPVTLPWPFPQPVLACGAELKNTFAVAKDEHVFVSHHIGDLENYETLRSFTGGIAHFRRLFDVEPQVVAHDLHPEYLSTKFAAELDGVELVGVQHHHAHIASCLADNGETGPVIGVAFDGTGYGTDGSIWGGEFLVADLARFRRLGHLDPVPLPGGTTAIKQPWRTAVSYLAEVDHQSADLDVLRRNPNWTEVAALLRQRRHAPPTSSAGRLFDAVAAILGVRDAINYEGQAAIELEQLADTAETGGYPVSISGGPVLRVRGADLVRSVVTDLRAATPVPVIAARFHNGLAAAVVDVCDRLRESTGIAAVALSGGVFQNALLLLRVTTMLHRRGFRALLHSQVPANDGGISLGQAAVAGALCRQRR
- a CDS encoding IS1380 family transposase, with protein sequence MRSSHSAARVSAVFDDANLVASAGLVPVMRLAERVGLSELVAEGVRVPGSEGANADAKVGSIVAGMLTGADSIDDLDVIRHGAMPKLFGGIRAPSTVGTFLRALTWGHARQVESAARECLVGMARQTPVLAGAAERTFIDADSTLGRVFGHAKQGAAFGHTKIGGHNVRLRGYHPLLTTLSTPRSAPVVAATRMRGGNAGSARGAASLVTETINLARRCGAGPGRMLFRGDSAFYVGEVVSACRAQGVEVSITVAQYPNVQRAIAGIAEDAWTAIKYPQAVWDEASQSWVSDAEIAETEFTAFASDKAHRVAGRLIVRRVKDKNHADALFPVWRYHACFTTSSQPLVEAEKTHRAHAIIEHVNDDLKHGPLAHIPSGVFSANAAWLTLAALTHNLLRAAGSLTSAFHAKARAATLRRTLINIPARVARRARSITLHLPENWPRQHDWHHLFHTTHAPPETA